Within Triticum dicoccoides isolate Atlit2015 ecotype Zavitan chromosome 1B, WEW_v2.0, whole genome shotgun sequence, the genomic segment AGCGTGGACGCCGGCTTCGTGCCGCTCTGCGGACGCttcgattagctgctggatgcgtctggtcatgtaggggagctcgtcggcccccagtccattCAACTCGTCTACGATCGACTGAGCGGCGCATAGGTTCTCGAGAGgcatggcgtagactgggcggtccgctcccaccatgctggcgatggccgcgccgcgcttCTTGACGATGCTGGCTCGGCTTGTCCCTTCAGGAGGCAGCATACCAAATGCGGCacggtcgacttcgcgctggtgagcttcagtgaggcgtctcatggaggctatcctcTTGCCCTTCGCGAGGAGAGCAAGGCGgcctgcctccagcgtctcggcgtcagcgtccaccgggatgggggcggacaagtCGTGCAACATCGCTTGTAGGGCGTCACGGGCGTTTTCGCCGGAGGTgacgccgtggctgatgactagcacctcggtgacggtgctgccgccactgtcggctTGAGGAAGAGGGTTGTCGAAGatgaccacgttggtggggaaggcgtcgagcgacgccgtgtcggagtcgacaagcatcgagtcggtggagccaaccgactccaagtccgcggtaggcttgctggagacatggagttggtcgaggaggctgatgaggcggctcttggggcagcctgtgcccgcatcggatgcgggctcgtcggagatgcgagccttgccaagaagatcagcgaggcagctcgccatgcaggcgtcgtcgacgctttgcagcacgtcggggcaagcgccatcgggcgtgccgggctggctacgctcgctggggagaaaaagggttcccgtccagggaagatctccggacgacggtgcacatggcaacatggtgggcgccaaatgtcgggtggtaggtgcgacatataccaacgggtggcttatcattgtgggagccagtaagacatcgccggtgcctggaaacgggatgaggcgaagacatgcacgctggtggatcttacccaggttgggggctctccatggagataatacccctactcctactctgcggggtctccgcatgttcactagatcaacaagaagctacaagaggctccttgagctgttcggtgggaggaggaagaagggcaaggctagctctcttgtctccctatggtagtgtctaaaactctatgagatcaaccctttgcatgggtgccccggggggtttatataggcctaccccccgggggtacaacggtaatccggctgggtgcgggccctagccgtcagtgtctgTGGCCGTCGGCTTCTCCggcggccgctggggcccgccgactggtgggtcctgccGACTGCCGGCtcattggtcgacaggccggccccaccgcttgggggtcttatcgggggctggttactgttgcctcgcctctgatgacgagggctttgtcgaggtaagcatggctacagtgccgccgccttgcgggctctcactgtagccttacctcgtcttgtcttcttaatggtgcgcgcgccccgaggaggggagcaagccggtCATAGGAAGCCGACCATGCCTCAGGCCGGCTGGGAGTGGcaaggccgccttcgggcgtctctctgaccgaaggggcccgccgcttgcgggccgtactggcagcccatcatggagggcgtcatgatcagcatggcaacagtgtcacGCCGGACATGTGATGGCTTTCCCGTATGgtgtactgtagccatgcgtgctccgggattcaggggtggcagggtccactgttgccacgccctgtcCCATCATCGTTATGGGGGTGCATACTTTTAGGGCACGGCCCTGGACGCTTGCCAAGGGTCGGCTTCTAGGAGTCGGCCttcttgggccggcttcttggagtcagtctttccgtggccggcttcttggagtcggccctatcatggcgtcctccaagagagtttagggctaggccgccttccggtagtcggCTTGTGAGACAGACCGCCGGAGGAAGGCGGCCCTGCGTCTTGGGTGCTCCAAGGCTCAATCGGCCTGTTGTTTTTCCAAAGGGCCAATGGGAgctggctaggctacccgtggtcatttacttcgacagttagggtttgatccctagtatccactatgttctgagattgatgttgctatgacgttgctatgcttaatgcttgtcactagggcccgagtgccatgatttcagatctgaacctattatgttttcatcaatatatgtgtgttcttgatcctatcttgcaagtctatagtcacctattacgtgttatgatccgacaaccccgaagtgacaataatcgggatacttatcggtgatgaccgtagtttgaggagttcatgtattcaccatgtgttaatgctttgttccggttctctattaaaaggaggccttaatatcccttagtttccactaggaccccgctgccatgggagggtaggacaaaatatgtcatgcaagttcttttccataagcacgtatgactatattcggaatacatgcctacattacattgatgaattggagctagttctgtgtcaccctatgttatggctattacatgaggaatcgcatccggcataattatccatcactgatccattgcctacgagctcttcatatattgtgcttcgcctatttacttttccattgctactattacaatcactacaaaacaccaaaaatattgctattactatctttaccttttaccaccgttaccattactatcatattactttgctactaaatactttgttgcggatattaagttatccaggtgtggttgaattgataactcaactgctaatactcaagaatattctttggctccccttgtgttgaatcaataaatttgggttgaatactttaccctcgaaagctgttgcgatcccctacacttgtgggtcatcaggagaccaatcttattaaggtcaggaatgaagtcaacacaaaacccaatgacatcctctgtctgatggcccatggagatgcttccttctggcctagcgcggttacggacatatttatttaggactcccatgaacctctcaaaggggaacatattgtgtagaaatacagggcccagaatgacaatctcgtcgactagatgaactaggacgtgtgtcatgatattgaagaaggatggtgggaacaccagctcgaaactaacaagaccttgtgccacatcactccttaaccttggtaggacttctggatcgatcaccttctaagagattgcattgaggaataaacatagcttcacaatggctaatcgaacattttctggtagaagccccctcaatgcaaccggaagaagttgcgtcataatcacgtggcagtcatgagactttaggttctggaactttttctctgacatatttattattccctttatattcgacgagaagctagaCGGGATCTTCATACTGAcctggcattcaaagaagatttccttctcctctTTGGTTAGAGCGTAgctagcaggaccttcatactactttggaggcatgctatctttttcgtgcacacgttgttggtcctcccgtgcctctagtgtatcttttgtcttcccatatacTCCTAAGAAGACTAGCAGGTTCACgctaagattcttcgtcacgtgcatcatgtcgattaaagagcggacctctagatctttccagtagggtaggtcccaaaatatagatttcttcttccacatgtgtGTGCATCCCTTGGcgtcattcaaaacagatagtccgacgggaccctttccaaagattacttgtaaatcattgaccatagcaagtatgtgatcatcGGTACGGacggtgggcttcttccggtgatctgcctcacctttgaaatgcttgcctttctttcgacgttgatggttggtcggaagaaatcgtcgatgccccaggtacacattcttcatgCATttatccaggtatatactttcggtgtcatctaaacagtgtgtgcatgcatggtatcccttgtttgtctgtcctaaaaggttactgagagcaggttgatacatctccaatgtatctataatttttgattgttccatgttgttatattatcattcttggatgttttacaatcattttatagtcattttatatcatttcttgggactaacctattgacccagtgcccagtgccagttgctgtttttgcttgttttttacatcgcaggaaatcaatatcaaatggagtccaaacaccgtgaaactccttggagaatttttatggaccagaacacccaggatgggccagagcagcacctggggggtaccccgagggggcacaacccaccagggcgcgcctgggcccccaagcgcgcccaagttggttgtgcccacctcgacggcctcccgcaccccttcttcgccctataaaatcccaaatattccaaaaacccttcggggtagccctagatcagaagttccaccgccgcaaggcctctgtatccacgaaatccaatctagaccccgttccagcCCCCTACCGGAGGGGagaatcatcactggtggccatcttcatcatcctagtggccaccacgatgaggagggagtagtccacccttgaggctgagggtttgtaccagtagccatgtgtttaatctctctctctctctctctctcgtgttcttaagatgtcacgatcttgatgtatcgcgggctttttaatatagtcggatcatatggtgttttcccctctctatcttgggtGTTGATGAATTgaggttttccctttgagatttcattgttattggattgaataattttatggatttgagaacacttgatatatatcttgcaattgaatacttgtggtgacaatggggtatcgtattgattcacttcatatatgttttggcactcaactcgcggattcctaaggtgacattggggtaatctatgcataggggttgatacacgttcttgtctttgtttctccggtagaaatcttggggcactctttgaagttctttgtgttggattgagtattatgaatatgaatttcctttggtgttattttagtacgaactctaggatagatcgaacggaaagaatagctttgtgttatttcagtacgaactcttgaatagatcgatcggaaagaatagctttgaggtggtttcgtaccctacaaacaatttattcttatgctctccgctagataggaactttggagtgattcttcatcgcactttgagggatggttatatgatccaattatgttagcatcgttgagagattgcactagcgaaagtatgcaccctaggcctcattttcaagcattgcaataccgtttttgtgcccgtttactatttgctactttgcagtttttatttattcagattataaaaatatatttctaccatccatattacactttttcaccatctctttgccgaactagtgcacatatacaattttccattgtattaggtgtgttggggacacaagagatttcttgtatttggttgtagggtcgtttgggagagaccatcttcatcctacacctctcacggattgataaaccttaggtaatccacttgagggaaaattgctattgtcctacaaaactctgccctTGGAGGCCAACACGTGTCtagaagaataaagttgcatagtagacatcacatgccaatcattgatggtttcaaacagcaacgcatgtaggtcaaattcatgttgtttgtgctcatcccacacacatacaccgtttccattccacatctgtaaaagttcttcaactaatggccttaggtacacatcaatgtcgttgccgggttgcttagggccttggatgagaactggcatcataacgaacttctgcttcatgcacagccaaggaggaaggttatagatatgtAGGGTCACAGGACAGGTGTCgtaattgctgctctgctccccgaaaggatgcttaaaccaaaccatacgttccttgcgtcacctgcaaagtcctcccagtactttctcctaatttttctccactacgacccgtcaacgggtgctctcaacttctcgtctttcttacggtcctctctgtgccatcgcatcaacttgccaTGCTCCCTGTTTCTGAATAGACATTTgaatcgtggtattataggagcataccacatcaccttggcaggaactctCTTCATGGggcgctcgccatcaacatcaccagggtcatctcgtctgatcttataccgcaatgcaccgcctactgggcatgtgttcaaatccccgtacgcaccgcggtagaggatgcagtcattagggcatgcatgtatcttctgcacctccaatcctagagggcatacaaccttctttgttgcgtacgtactgtcgggcaactcgttatcctttggaagcttcttcttcaatattttcagtagcttctcaaatcctttgtcaggtaaATCAGtctttgccttccactgcagcaattacagtgtggtaccgagctttgtgttgccatcttcacaattggggtacagcCATTTTTTATGATCCTCTAACAtgagatcgaacttcagcttctcctttacactttcgcactgtctctttgcatcaacaatgactcggtgaagatcatcatcgggcacatcgtatggttcctcttgatcttcaacttcccccgttgcagcatcaccgtattcagggggcacatagttgtcatcatcctcttcttctttgttgtcttccgtCATAACctatctttctccgtgcttggtccaaacattatactgtggcatgaaacccttataaagcaggtcagtgtgaagggttttcgagtcagagtaagacctcgtattcccacatatagggcatggacaccacataaaaccattctgcttgtttgcctcagccactgcgaaaaaattatgcatgcccttaatgtactcggaggtgtgtctgttatcgtacatccattgtcggtccaTCTGtgtacatcatgaatagataagtgaccaaattaataaaagttcatcatcacattaaaacctaaGTACATacgtagttctcattgaacaacatatagctctccagagcatctaattaaaccatacattgaaactatgtaaaacatttcaatgcaagaacaaatgcgatcataatcgcaactaaggtaacaattgatcgaacgacataatgataccaagcctcagtatgaatgacatattttctaatctttctaatcttcaagcgcattgcatccatcttgatcttgtgatcatcgacgacatccgcaacatgcaactccaatatcatcttctcctcctcaatttttttcagtttttccttcaagtaattattttcttcatcaactaaatttaacctctcaacaatagggtcggttggaatttccggttcatatacctcctagataaaaaaatctatgtcacgttggtcagcataattgtcataaacactgaaagaaccaaatagttataaaagataacatataccacatccgaatcatagataggacgagggctGGTGGaggtggataccaaaaccatcgcactatataataacaaacaataataaaagaaagaaaattgcacaagtatctatctaaatcatacaagtaagaatatttttcttttagaaagaagataagataaagaggctcaccacggtggtgccggcgacgagatcggcgtgggCGATCGACGGTGATGAGGATGAGAACGGGACAAGacggaccgccaaacctagacaaatctagaGGAAAATGGGCTTTGAACAagaagcttcgagaggagaaagcttaagtgtggcttgggcatttcatcaaacacctcatgtgcataggaggtgaactagagcaccacaaagctctcccacgACCGGCCAAAAAAACAGAGCACTCCACTACTTTGCTCGCGGGcaagtgggtatatataggcatctcattggtcccgCTTCGTGGCTGGAACGGGGACGAAAGGACCACATTTGGTCCCGGTTCCcgccacgaaccgagactaaaggttgtgggccaggagtgaggcccattggtcccagttcatgtCTGGAACGGGACCAGAGGGgccagacaaaccgggaccaatgccccacgaggcccggccggccccctggcctcacgaaccgggacctatgcccccatgggtcccgattcgtgactgaaccgggattaatgggcttactcggcctgaaccaaagccttgttttctactagtgttctcaCGACAACATAAATTGGCATGAAAATCATACATTTTACCAAGTCATCCCAGAAGATGTCTGTACAATTACATTTCTCATTAAATATTTACATTTGTCCCGGATGGGATAGAAATGCCGAAATGTGCAAATCAACTGCCGGAGCCACTGAGAACATAACGTTAAGGATAAAATTCCCGAATTACATACAATTAGCACGGCAACACCCCCAATATGACAGCAGCCAAATAAAGTAATAAACTATGTACATCATCGAATGTAGCCCCTAATCTATGATCACATCGGCTAAAACTTTGGCTGCCTATGTGAAACATAGATATTGGTATGCCTTTCTTTAATTTTGCTCTTATTCACACTCTCCTCTCAGCATACAACAGATTAGAGTGGTGCAGCTTCCTGCAAGCCAGCTCTTATCTTGCAGCATCATTGTGCAggaggatcactaaccaacctcagATACAAAGCTTCACCAAGCGAGCATCGGGTAGCCTACCCACAGAATTTTAGTCAGCTTGTGTTCAACGTTCTTGAAGCAGCAAGAGAAACATTTTGGTCCATCATCGTTTGCCTTTTCATGAAGACGGCATACACAAGCTCGTTCCAGGTATCAGGAACTCCAGGCAAGCACCAATGGCTGCAATCCTGTCTGTGTAGGGGGACAGGCCCCGAAGGGCTGATGTACACTGACAGGTGACCATCTTTTTGCTGCGCCGTCATTTGTGTCACGTTCAGTATAGTTAACCCAGGCAGCTTGGGTCTTGTGCTGCTCCCAAGAACATTATGGACAGGCTCAAGCTTGTCAGCCCATTGCTCCAGTGATTTAAACGGTGTCGCATCAGGAAGAGTTTCCAAGTGGCAACTCCCTCCACTCTTCCAGTCGCCACCTCTAAGGAAAACATGGATTACTCTAGTTATGGATCAGTCAATTTGTCCACCTAACGTTAAATTGATTTGAAAATGGGAATAGGAGAAATTAATCTAGTGTTTTATAGCATAGAAGTCAGGAAGCCTGCATTATTTGCTTTTCAAGTTCCTATACAAGATACAAGAAGCACCACTTTCCAACGAAAGCCCAACCCGTATTCTCATATATTCGGTAAAATTGTAAAAATGGTTGGCGAAAGGTTGATCATATATCGAACAATAATGTTTTGGCAAAGTTCGACTATAAACCATAATGAATAAATTCTGAGCCCAAAACATATTGTGTCAAGCCAGCAACATGCGATGATTGTTTGGTGCCTTGAAACATAATCATTCTCAATGAAAATGCTATGGTAAGAAAACATAAAAAGGAATATGTAGTAGTGATAGATAAGTGGTTCGTTAGACAGACCTGAAGTGCACAGGAGCATAAGTACGGAAGATGACCTGGGTCTTGCTTGTGTTAACTTTTTTGTGAACCCAATTGAAGAGTGTTTGTATTGATTTTTGGTACGCATCAATAacagtcatcttcatcttcaccttaCTGCCTTCTTGAAAATAGGCGCCCCTGGCACAGATAAAGAAACCCTTGTTTAAAGTCAACTACGGAAGATGCAATTGTGTTGTGGTGGTTCCAGAAGAAATTAACTACATATACAGATGTACCGGTCAATCATCATTACATAAAGCAGGTTGGGGACAAGAAATCTCATACTAGTAAGTTCAAAATATGTATAATTGAAGAACAAAAGAGTTCTTAGGCCTCTTTATTACCCATTTAGCTCTAACCACATCTTAACATTCCATATCCTCAATAATCTCATGAATCATGCTATCATAGTTCTGTCAAATAGCTATCAGAAAAGTATACACATGAACAAATTAAAATATTGGGTGTTACTAATCAAATACTACTCTGCTGGTGTGTATACTAATAACTAGTACTATGTTAATTTCGAATTTGAAAGGTGAATTCATAAACATGGAGAAGGTATGGTAAAATTAAAGGACGACATCTACAAGAAACATTTAACAATGAAGCAGGACAAGTTAGTAAGTCAACATAATGTTATTAGTTGCTTACCCTTTAATCGTTTTCTCGTAGTTCCACCAATGCCCGGTGTTAAAGATCAAAATATCAGCATTGCTCCACTTACCACGGTCTGACATCCAATCCATGGCATCCACCTTAATTGTGTACTTAACAACCTTAGGGGCTCCAGCTGGTGCACGGCCTTGAAGGACTATAAAAGGAGATCTGTAATACTCCACAGTGCAATTGTAGTCGCTAAACTTGAAAATCAAGAAACCCGTGTGCTTTGTGATGGGACTTTCATTAATTTCATAAATGAACTTCTTGTTGGGAATAGCACTAGAGAGCATACAAAGCAGAGACTCCCACTGGTTCCTTCCAATTGAATCACCAACGAATACTACTCTTCTATTCCGTAGCTTCTCGAGcataaatttggcatcaaatctaaGAAATGGGAGAAATAATAATAAGTTAGAAAGCAGACATAACTTACGTTTAGAGGAGAAAAGCAAATTGTTCTGGTTGCTCCGCTCACGTAGACATGATTAGAAGTAAGCAAAATCTTGAACTTACATAATACAAAGAAATTGACGATCACTGTCATTTGTAGCATTCACGTTTGCAAAGAGTTTGAAGTTGACATTCTCAGTAAGATTACTAGTACGGTTATTCCAAGTAAAGGTAGACTGTCACAAGTACCACACGTGCAAGTTCAAACTTAATTACAATGCTCTGTTCTtctttttttgaaacgaggcaaaagattcgccattttcattgattaagaagaagagcattgcctggttaattgacggaaaaccgggctaaaatcGATACAACTCAACCCACATGACATGGGcaccaccggccaacctggccacTGACATGGACAAACCACGACGGCACATGCCACCGGATGACCACGCGCACAAGCAACCGACAGCTCCGACTTTGACAACGAGCCTCACAAGGGAAATATGCTGGACTTGCGCCGACCGTGCACACCGCAAACGACCACCGGGCGCCTGTCATCGTCACCACCTGGACCCGCTCCACCGCAGCTCCGACTTCAAAGCAACCAAGCAACCCACGGGAGAGCACCTCGGACACGCCGGGAAGAACCGACTACCGAAGTCCACGCCGCGACCCGAGCTCCACTCgacgccatcatcgttgccaaacaAAAACCAGCGCCCCGCCTCACCAaaccacgcggcgaagatgccgccatccacggcgaagatgccgccatccaCCAGTCTCCCAATCGTAGCcagctccaagacgatgcccccaaggaggagatAGACGCGAAGACGCCTCCAGCGCCCGATCCAGCAGATCTGAGGTTTCCCTCTGAAGCCAAAGCCGTGGGGAGGAGGAGCACAACTCCACGACGACGCTTCCAAGAAAGATCACGGCATCCGcgggcgccgccgtcgccggctccGGTGAAGACCGGAGCAAAGATTTCTCCCGGAGATGCGCCGACCACCTACCACCACCGACCGCCGCCCACTAATCACCACCTGTTGAGGCCGACCTCGGTCTGACCGTGGGATCCCACAATCCACCGCGACCAGAGACGCACCACCCCCCGGCCGAAGCTGCCGGCCACCACCGCAACACCACCGTGGCCACCACCACCGCAGCAACCCACACCTCATCGCATCGCGCAGCATCCAGATCGAAGCACGAGCTCACACCAGATCCAATCGGAGCCGCACGAGCGACAGCAGAGCAGACGATCTCCCTCCGCAGCACACCACGCACTCCAGAGCAGCGCATCCACCACGCCTAGCCACCGGTCGCCGCGCCCGACGCACGTCAGCCGTCGCCGTGCCCAGTCGTCGATCTGCGCCCCACGCGCACATGTGCTAAATACCGCAAACTATTTGCTGCAGTCACATGCGTGAAAACAAGAAATTTAACTAAGAAAGCTAAACCAGCAACATATCCCTAATTTCACCGTGCAGCTGAACACATGTTAATAACAATAGAAAGAAGAGAGGACTCGACAAACTACAGGAACAGTCCACATCCAGTCACATGTGGCAAGAAAGATGGTAACATCGTTGTCACACGCAAAAAATTGAACAATACCATTCAGTTAACTAATATATTTACATGTTGATTGCTAGAACCCGTAATTTAACTAAGCCATCGCCATGCTAATTTCTTCTTTTTGACAAGTTCGCCCAACTGAAAATTAAAAACTGCACAGGCACAGCCAGCCTATCCACGTGACCAAGAACCCGTAATGGGTTGGAACTTGTGAGTACAAATACGAATTATGCACTCATCTCGCCTGGAAATTCATGTCCGA encodes:
- the LOC119318543 gene encoding protein trichome birefringence-like 10, whose protein sequence is MPRVLHTHRFPPNLEKPRHAQIRFACRSSTPPVSSRKLQPATTLSTSSSFLVLLLFSVSARLASRGRGGAMVGSPTKRRAMRRPLEKAGMVGLAVVATATAALLLLLVCTASLRYSAAVDYALAAPRKLWSGGVSIAAEESPSAETPKRGAAPLAAEAEECDLFDGSWVWDDSYPLYDSKDHPFLDGGFRCSENGRPDASYVKWRWEPSRCDLPRFDAKFMLEKLRNRRVVFVGDSIGRNQWESLLCMLSSAIPNKKFIYEINESPITKHTGFLIFKFSDYNCTVEYYRSPFIVLQGRAPAGAPKVVKYTIKVDAMDWMSDRGKWSNADILIFNTGHWWNYEKTIKGGAYFQEGSKVKMKMTVIDAYQKSIQTLFNWVHKKVNTSKTQVIFRTYAPVHFRGGDWKSGGSCHLETLPDATPFKSLEQWADKLEPVHNVLGSSTRPKLPGLTILNVTQMTAQQKDGHLSVYISPSGPVPLHRQDCSHWCLPGVPDTWNELVYAVFMKRQTMMDQNVSLAASRTLNTS